A section of the Kribbella sp. HUAS MG21 genome encodes:
- a CDS encoding ABC transporter ATP-binding protein, giving the protein MTESVTSTTPADSRAGRPFLEVKDLQVHFPTDDGLVKAVNGLNFTLERGKTLGIVGESGSGKSVSSLAIMGLHKGSRAQVTGEIWLDGAELVSMSVPEIRTLRGRKVAMIFQDPLSAMHPFYRVGDQLTEAYLVHNDAPKAVARKRAIELLDRVGIPSPDKRFFDYPHQFSGGMRQRAMIAMALMCDPSLLIADEPTTALDVTVQAQILDLMKDLQKEFNSAIILITHDLGVVAKMTENVVVMYGGRVVESANVRDIFYRPEMPYTWGLLGSIPRVNRSGDGRLKSIRGTPPSLINLPKGCPFQPRCDYQQHVEGHSCVAELPELLQIGHEGHHVRCHIDSEQRRRLFADQVKPSL; this is encoded by the coding sequence GTGACCGAATCCGTGACCAGTACGACGCCGGCGGACAGCCGCGCCGGCCGGCCGTTCCTGGAGGTCAAGGACCTGCAGGTGCACTTCCCGACCGACGACGGCCTGGTGAAGGCCGTCAACGGCCTGAACTTCACGCTGGAGCGCGGCAAGACGCTCGGCATCGTCGGCGAGTCCGGCTCCGGCAAGAGCGTGTCCAGCCTGGCGATCATGGGCCTGCACAAGGGCAGCCGGGCGCAGGTGACCGGCGAGATCTGGCTGGACGGCGCCGAACTGGTGTCGATGTCGGTGCCGGAGATCCGGACCCTGCGCGGCCGGAAGGTCGCGATGATCTTCCAGGACCCGCTGTCCGCGATGCACCCGTTCTACCGGGTCGGCGACCAGCTGACCGAGGCCTACCTGGTGCACAACGACGCCCCGAAGGCGGTCGCCCGCAAGCGCGCGATCGAGCTGCTCGACCGGGTCGGCATCCCGTCGCCGGACAAGCGGTTCTTCGACTACCCGCACCAGTTCTCCGGCGGTATGCGGCAGCGCGCGATGATCGCGATGGCGCTGATGTGCGACCCGTCGCTGCTGATCGCCGACGAGCCGACCACCGCGCTGGACGTCACCGTCCAGGCGCAGATCCTGGACCTGATGAAGGACCTGCAGAAGGAGTTCAACTCCGCGATCATCCTGATCACCCACGACCTCGGCGTGGTCGCCAAGATGACCGAGAACGTGGTCGTGATGTACGGCGGCCGGGTGGTCGAGTCGGCGAATGTCCGGGACATCTTCTACCGCCCCGAGATGCCCTACACCTGGGGTCTGCTCGGCTCGATCCCGCGGGTGAACCGCTCCGGCGACGGGCGGCTCAAGTCGATCCGCGGTACGCCGCCGTCGTTGATCAACCTGCCGAAGGGCTGCCCGTTCCAGCCGCGCTGCGACTACCAGCAGCACGTCGAGGGGCATTCGTGCGTCGCGGAACTGCCGGAGCTGCTGCAGATCGGCCA